Proteins encoded together in one Streptomyces sp. NA04227 window:
- the cydD gene encoding thiol reductant ABC exporter subunit CydD, protein MKPIDIRLLRHARATRRFFVLLVLLGVAGAGLVIAQATLIAEIVVGAFEDGRSAGQLRDALLLLVAVALGRGAVGWLTELAAHRASAAVKSELRGRLLEHAGRLGPDRLPGQDTGSLVALVTRGVDALDDYFARYLPQLALAVVVPVAVLARIVTEDWVSAAIIAGTLPLIPVFMVLIGWATQARTDRQWRLLSQLSGHFLDVVAGLPTLKVFGRAKAQAESIRKITDDYRRATLRTLRIAFLSSFALELLATLSVALVAVGIGMRLVHGDLDLYVGLVILILAPEAYLPVRQVGAQFHAAAEGLAAADSLFAVLETPLPPAGTEPVPAGAIEFDEVTVRYPGRSSAAVAGVSFHVKQGEVVALTGPSGSGKSTLLHALLGLVTPESGHIRIGGGDLTTLAPARWHERIAWVPQRPQLYAGTLAENVRLARPDATDEEVRRALAEAGALDFTEALPEGLATRLGDDGAGLSAGQRQRLALARAVLADRPVLLLDEPTAALDGATEAEIVASVRRLAAGRTVVLVVHRPALLAVADRVVRVGGGEEKEAGAAVGTRALACADGSAGTGSAVGTGSAVGTRAAVPNSPTAPVDSRAHADELPSAPSPAHSPAHTFTHPSAHTPVLTRVRALGRPRRGRLGLALLLGVLALGSAVGLMGTSGWLISRASEQPPVLYLMVAVTATRAFGIGRAVFRYGERLVSHDAVLRMLADTRVAVFRRLESLAPAGLRTVRRGDLLSRLVSDVDALQDYWLRWLLPTGAAVLVSLLAAGFTAWLLPEAGAALAVGLLLAGAGVPLLAAALARRTERRLAPARGALATTVTDLLTGTAELTVAGALGSRTEAARTADAELTRIASRTAAVTALGNGLTALLSGLTVAASALLGTAAVAAGRLDGVLLAAVILLPLAAFESVLGMPLAVQYRQRVHAGGRRVHEVLDAPLPVPEPESPASAPASPFPLELRGVVARYDRVRTGEDAGAHPDADAQGHADEEHRHGEVAPALDGFDLTLHEGRRIAVVGASGAGKTTLAQVLLRFVDVHRGAYRLGGTDARALDGDVVRGFVGLCAQDAHLFDSSVRENLLLARKDANEAQLREALASARLLDWVDSLPDGLDTAVGEHGRRLSGGQRQRLALARALLAGFPVLVLDEPAEHLDLATADALTRDLLTATEGRTTVLITHRLAGLEAVDEVLVLDAGRVVQRGRYADLVAVEGPLRRMRERERETDLLVAGVRTARVGAPVVRRRAGIGAPTR, encoded by the coding sequence GTGAAACCAATCGACATCCGACTGCTCCGGCACGCCCGTGCCACCCGGCGCTTCTTCGTCCTCCTGGTCCTGCTCGGGGTCGCGGGGGCCGGACTGGTCATCGCGCAGGCCACCCTGATCGCCGAGATCGTGGTGGGCGCCTTCGAGGACGGGCGGTCGGCGGGTCAACTCCGTGACGCACTGCTGCTTTTGGTGGCCGTGGCTCTCGGCCGGGGCGCCGTCGGCTGGCTCACCGAGCTGGCGGCGCACCGGGCGAGCGCGGCGGTCAAGTCGGAGTTGCGCGGCCGGTTGCTGGAGCACGCCGGACGGCTCGGGCCCGACCGGCTCCCGGGCCAGGACACCGGCTCCCTGGTCGCGTTGGTGACCCGAGGCGTGGACGCCCTCGACGACTACTTCGCCCGCTACCTGCCCCAACTCGCCCTCGCCGTCGTGGTTCCGGTGGCCGTGCTCGCGCGGATCGTCACCGAGGACTGGGTCTCCGCCGCGATCATCGCCGGGACCCTGCCGCTGATTCCGGTGTTCATGGTGCTCATCGGCTGGGCGACGCAGGCCCGTACCGACCGCCAGTGGCGGCTGCTCTCGCAGCTCTCGGGGCACTTCCTCGATGTCGTCGCGGGGCTTCCGACGCTCAAGGTGTTCGGCCGGGCCAAGGCCCAGGCCGAGTCCATCCGCAAGATCACCGATGACTACCGCCGGGCGACCCTACGCACCCTGCGCATCGCCTTCCTCTCCTCCTTCGCCCTCGAACTGCTCGCCACGCTCTCGGTCGCGCTGGTCGCGGTCGGCATCGGCATGCGGCTCGTGCACGGCGATCTCGACCTGTACGTGGGACTGGTGATCCTCATCCTGGCGCCGGAGGCGTATCTGCCGGTGCGTCAGGTGGGCGCCCAGTTCCATGCGGCGGCCGAGGGACTGGCCGCCGCCGACAGTCTGTTCGCGGTCCTGGAGACACCCCTGCCACCGGCCGGTACCGAGCCGGTCCCCGCGGGCGCCATCGAGTTCGACGAGGTCACCGTCCGCTATCCGGGCCGGAGTTCGGCCGCGGTCGCCGGGGTCTCGTTTCACGTGAAACAAGGCGAGGTGGTGGCGCTCACCGGTCCCAGCGGCTCCGGAAAGTCCACGCTGCTGCATGCCCTGCTCGGTCTGGTGACCCCCGAGAGCGGCCACATCCGTATCGGCGGCGGGGACCTCACCACCCTCGCGCCCGCCCGCTGGCACGAGCGGATCGCCTGGGTGCCCCAGCGCCCGCAGCTCTACGCGGGCACGCTCGCCGAGAACGTACGCCTCGCCCGCCCCGACGCCACCGACGAGGAGGTCCGCAGGGCGCTGGCCGAGGCGGGCGCCCTTGACTTCACCGAGGCACTTCCCGAGGGCCTCGCGACCCGCCTCGGCGACGACGGCGCCGGACTCTCCGCAGGCCAGCGCCAACGCCTCGCCCTCGCCCGTGCCGTCCTCGCCGACCGCCCCGTCCTCCTCCTCGACGAGCCGACGGCCGCCCTCGACGGCGCCACCGAGGCTGAGATCGTCGCCTCCGTACGACGGTTGGCGGCGGGGCGCACCGTCGTCCTGGTGGTGCATCGCCCGGCACTCCTTGCGGTGGCGGATCGGGTGGTGCGGGTCGGGGGCGGGGAGGAAAAGGAAGCGGGGGCTGCGGTCGGTACGCGCGCCTTGGCCTGTGCGGATGGGTCGGCAGGTACGGGAAGCGCCGTAGGTACGGGAAGCGCGGTAGGTACGCGAGCCGCGGTTCCGAACTCGCCCACGGCGCCCGTCGATTCGCGCGCCCACGCCGACGAGCTGCCCTCCGCCCCCAGCCCTGCCCACAGCCCTGCCCACACCTTCACCCACCCCTCCGCCCACACCCCCGTCCTCACCCGCGTCCGCGCCCTCGGCCGTCCTCGGCGGGGGCGGCTCGGGCTCGCGTTGCTGCTCGGTGTGCTGGCGCTCGGCAGTGCGGTGGGGCTGATGGGCACCTCGGGCTGGCTGATCTCGCGGGCCTCCGAGCAGCCGCCGGTGCTGTATCTGATGGTCGCCGTGACGGCCACGCGCGCCTTCGGCATCGGCCGGGCCGTGTTCCGGTACGGGGAACGCCTGGTCTCGCACGACGCCGTACTGCGCATGCTGGCCGACACCCGGGTCGCCGTCTTCCGCCGCCTGGAGTCGCTGGCGCCCGCCGGACTGCGCACCGTCCGCCGCGGCGATCTGCTCTCCCGGCTGGTGTCCGACGTGGACGCGCTCCAGGACTACTGGCTGCGCTGGCTGCTGCCGACCGGTGCCGCCGTGCTCGTCTCGCTGCTCGCCGCCGGGTTCACGGCCTGGCTGCTGCCCGAGGCGGGTGCCGCGCTCGCCGTCGGCCTGCTGCTCGCCGGTGCCGGGGTGCCGCTGCTCGCCGCCGCCCTGGCTCGCCGCACCGAACGCAGGCTGGCCCCGGCGCGCGGCGCGCTGGCGACCACCGTCACGGACCTGCTCACCGGCACCGCCGAACTCACGGTCGCGGGCGCACTCGGCTCCCGTACCGAGGCCGCGCGGACCGCCGACGCCGAGCTGACCCGGATCGCCTCGCGCACCGCGGCCGTCACCGCGCTCGGCAACGGACTCACCGCACTGCTCTCCGGTCTGACCGTCGCCGCGAGCGCCCTGCTCGGCACGGCGGCCGTCGCGGCCGGACGACTCGACGGCGTCCTGCTCGCGGCCGTGATCCTGCTGCCGCTCGCGGCCTTCGAGTCCGTCCTCGGCATGCCGCTCGCCGTGCAGTACCGGCAGCGCGTCCACGCAGGCGGACGGCGCGTACACGAGGTGCTCGACGCCCCGCTTCCCGTACCGGAGCCCGAGTCACCCGCATCCGCTCCCGCCTCCCCGTTCCCGCTGGAACTGCGCGGGGTCGTCGCCCGGTACGACCGGGTGCGTACGGGCGAGGACGCGGGCGCGCACCCGGACGCGGACGCGCAGGGGCATGCGGACGAAGAGCACCGCCACGGCGAGGTGGCGCCCGCGCTCGACGGGTTCGATCTGACGCTGCACGAGGGGCGGCGGATCGCGGTGGTCGGGGCCTCGGGTGCCGGGAAGACGACGCTGGCGCAGGTGCTGCTGCGGTTCGTCGACGTGCACCGGGGCGCCTACCGTCTCGGCGGCACGGACGCCCGGGCGCTCGACGGCGACGTGGTCCGCGGATTCGTCGGGCTGTGCGCGCAGGACGCCCACCTCTTCGACTCCTCCGTACGCGAGAACCTGCTGCTCGCCCGCAAGGACGCGAACGAGGCACAGTTGCGGGAGGCGCTCGCGTCCGCCCGGCTGCTCGACTGGGTGGACTCGCTGCCGGACGGCCTGGACACGGCGGTCGGCGAGCACGGCAGGCGGCTCTCCGGCGGCCAGCGGCAGCGGCTCGCGCTGGCCCGCGCCCTGCTCGCCGGGTTCCCCGTACTGGTCCTGGACGAGCCCGCCGAACACCTCGACCTGGCCACCGCCGACGCCCTGACCCGCGACCTGCTCACCGCCACCGAGGGCCGGACGACGGTCCTGATCACGCACCGGCTCGCGGGCCTGGAAGCGGTGGACGAGGTGCTCGTGCTCGACGCGGGCCGGGTCGTCCAGCGCGGACGGTACGCCGACCTGGTGGCGGTGGAAGGCCCGCTGCGCCGGATGCGGGAGCGGGAAAGGGAGACGGATCTGCTGGTGGCGGGGGTTCGGACGGCGCGGGTGGGGGCGCCGGTGGTCCGGCGACGTGCCGGAATCGGTGCCCCCACCCGGTAG
- a CDS encoding CHAP domain-containing protein, protein MRTLVTRGLLVIALIAAMVGLVHLPQPGSASADDRPPTRTEVLDRARVWLNRSDIPYSMSDCYTAQGTAADCGAPDTFRADCSGFVSLAWGADNLTVGSTSPALTPLGGNPSMSHEIGKQELEPGDALAYYRGPGADAHIALFVRWQNEPGGAAVVWEQAGGAAGPRENVWSAAAHAEYKAFRLTGIRDDGTSSGGEQNTAAPDVPAGTYWVSTFKDAPGRGGPSRTAARVGTLREGRNYVRCAVTGDSVTGPEGTNNRWFLADLDDGATQGWVSAYYAKSGGDNEAKADDGTDVPACPEQDTPGTAPPSAPAGHGHNHYVFTDASPGGKQLAPAVRDASRDDGAPVISWKYGSPDAATANSVFWWGKRHDSEGAYKRLHAEHSGTCVTTRGDRVVQSTCGDDGSDYWAVADEADGTGKLKNLRTGTCVHIGWGPGDPVVLGTCDGDRSRLAIATSGPTHRDRPRDTKARAAGQRAADIAMREYHKEIYDGNVHSAAQLSRIDVPGPRIDPGVLSRLADCNFYSGRMNGPATKAGVRVCAAVGKPDWGRGVWCSDFARYAWREAGGIAHLGTLDPDAESFKKYGKKHGTWHPVGDGYTPRPGDAVVYKDGDGDSRADHVGIVYQHDAAANTYVVSGNAGPGEVQYKKVDTGPGDNVQGFTSPVA, encoded by the coding sequence ATGCGAACCCTTGTTACCCGGGGCCTGCTGGTGATCGCCTTGATCGCCGCCATGGTCGGCCTCGTTCACCTGCCGCAGCCGGGCAGCGCCTCGGCCGACGACCGGCCGCCGACCCGGACCGAGGTCCTTGACCGGGCCCGCGTGTGGCTGAACCGAAGCGACATCCCCTACTCGATGAGCGACTGCTACACCGCCCAGGGCACCGCGGCCGACTGCGGAGCGCCGGACACCTTCCGCGCCGACTGCTCCGGATTCGTGTCGCTCGCATGGGGCGCGGACAACCTGACCGTGGGCAGCACCAGTCCGGCACTCACGCCGCTCGGCGGCAACCCCAGCATGTCCCACGAGATCGGCAAGCAAGAACTCGAACCGGGTGACGCACTCGCGTACTACCGCGGGCCCGGCGCGGACGCGCACATCGCGCTGTTCGTCCGCTGGCAGAACGAGCCGGGCGGCGCGGCGGTGGTGTGGGAGCAGGCCGGCGGGGCCGCCGGGCCCCGCGAGAACGTGTGGAGTGCGGCCGCCCACGCCGAGTACAAGGCCTTCCGCCTCACCGGTATCCGTGACGACGGCACCAGCAGCGGGGGCGAGCAGAACACGGCGGCGCCGGATGTCCCGGCGGGCACGTACTGGGTGAGCACGTTCAAGGACGCGCCGGGACGCGGCGGGCCTTCCCGTACCGCCGCACGCGTCGGCACGCTCCGCGAGGGGCGCAACTACGTCCGCTGCGCGGTCACCGGCGATTCCGTCACCGGCCCCGAAGGCACCAACAACCGCTGGTTCCTGGCCGACCTCGACGACGGCGCCACGCAGGGCTGGGTGTCCGCGTACTACGCGAAGAGCGGCGGCGACAACGAGGCGAAGGCGGACGACGGCACGGACGTTCCCGCCTGCCCGGAGCAGGACACCCCCGGCACCGCCCCGCCGTCCGCGCCCGCCGGTCACGGCCACAACCACTATGTGTTCACCGACGCCTCGCCGGGCGGCAAGCAGCTCGCCCCCGCGGTGCGCGACGCCTCCCGTGACGACGGCGCACCCGTGATCTCCTGGAAGTACGGCAGCCCCGACGCCGCCACGGCCAACTCCGTGTTCTGGTGGGGCAAGCGCCACGACAGCGAGGGCGCGTACAAGCGGCTCCACGCGGAACACAGCGGCACCTGCGTGACCACCCGGGGAGACCGGGTCGTCCAGAGCACCTGCGGCGACGACGGGAGCGACTACTGGGCGGTCGCCGACGAAGCCGACGGCACCGGCAAGCTGAAGAACCTCCGGACCGGCACCTGCGTCCACATCGGCTGGGGCCCCGGGGACCCGGTCGTCCTCGGCACCTGCGACGGCGACCGGTCCCGGCTCGCCATCGCCACCTCCGGCCCCACGCACCGGGACCGGCCGCGCGACACAAAGGCGCGCGCTGCCGGGCAACGGGCCGCGGACATCGCCATGCGCGAGTACCACAAGGAGATCTATGACGGAAATGTGCACAGTGCCGCCCAGCTCTCCCGGATCGACGTACCCGGCCCGCGCATCGATCCCGGGGTCCTCTCCAGGCTCGCGGACTGCAACTTCTACTCGGGCAGGATGAACGGACCCGCCACCAAGGCAGGTGTGCGGGTGTGCGCCGCGGTCGGAAAGCCGGACTGGGGCCGGGGCGTGTGGTGCTCGGACTTCGCCCGCTACGCCTGGCGCGAGGCCGGCGGGATCGCCCACCTCGGCACCCTCGACCCCGACGCGGAGTCGTTCAAGAAGTACGGGAAGAAGCACGGCACCTGGCACCCCGTCGGGGACGGCTACACCCCCCGCCCCGGCGACGCCGTCGTCTACAAGGACGGTGACGGCGACTCTCGCGCCGATCACGTCGGGATCGTCTACCAGCACGATGCCGCCGCCAACACCTACGTCGTGAGCGGCAACGCGGGCCCCGGTGAGGTCCAGTACAAGAAGGTCGACACCGGGCCCGGCGACAACGTCCAGGGATTCACCAGCCCCGTCGCCTGA
- a CDS encoding RICIN domain-containing protein: MTSPHGEHPDLTESLRRVNDKEELGRHLTLLHEGRCPDLTLEALARAAFGRTRTSKRGVVRNWLKGQNAPREWEPLKALLVKLGATEEEITEFERAFERIEDRRKANGARATRPGGDAEADRTTAPPPGPEPDVDDGDGADPGEAATPVLPGRPDTEDAPAPVPGPTGTERNGEASVPEPTGTERNGKAPAPEPTGTEPNSKAPAPPARRRRRRIALVSCGVGVGVVLCVGAAAYLFTRSDQPHSATGDPGRSAGPAPTGTTAPRPASPGPAVTGTPDNRSPGGAPPVTATKPPAKSHAPTRPPTGQAPGPLPAFGSGTQLVSVESGLCVDAGVDSDDSEVYQWACADGAANQTWHLGRTGGDVYRIKDDHSGKCLGIVRTPERLDVVQTACTAEPAQRWRFKAADTGRYGGEWYSGYFINSRYGKCLTLSQSSHEQRADIGEWDCADGSRNQIFRVRPKAL, translated from the coding sequence GTGACAAGCCCTCATGGCGAACACCCGGACCTCACCGAGAGCCTGCGCCGGGTCAACGACAAAGAAGAACTCGGCCGTCACCTGACGCTGCTGCACGAGGGGCGCTGCCCCGACCTGACGCTGGAAGCACTCGCCCGCGCCGCCTTCGGCAGGACGCGGACGAGCAAACGCGGGGTGGTCAGGAACTGGCTCAAGGGGCAGAACGCGCCCCGCGAGTGGGAGCCCCTGAAGGCACTGCTCGTGAAGCTCGGCGCCACGGAGGAGGAGATCACCGAGTTCGAGCGCGCCTTCGAACGCATCGAGGACCGCAGGAAGGCCAACGGCGCCCGCGCGACGAGACCCGGCGGGGACGCCGAGGCCGACCGCACCACGGCGCCCCCACCCGGCCCGGAACCGGACGTGGACGACGGTGACGGCGCGGATCCCGGCGAGGCAGCGACCCCTGTTCTTCCTGGCCGCCCCGACACCGAGGACGCCCCGGCACCGGTGCCTGGGCCGACCGGTACGGAACGGAACGGCGAGGCATCGGTCCCCGAGCCGACCGGTACGGAACGGAACGGCAAGGCACCGGCCCCCGAGCCGACCGGTACGGAACCGAACAGCAAGGCACCGGCCCCGCCCGCGCGCCGACGCCGACGCAGGATTGCGCTGGTGAGCTGCGGCGTGGGAGTGGGCGTGGTGCTGTGCGTGGGAGCGGCCGCGTACCTCTTCACCAGGTCCGACCAGCCCCACAGCGCCACCGGTGATCCCGGGCGCAGCGCCGGCCCGGCCCCCACCGGCACCACCGCACCCCGTCCCGCTTCCCCCGGGCCCGCCGTGACCGGCACCCCGGACAACCGGTCGCCCGGCGGAGCGCCACCGGTCACGGCCACGAAGCCGCCTGCAAAGTCCCATGCCCCCACCCGCCCTCCGACCGGGCAAGCCCCCGGGCCGCTTCCCGCTTTCGGCAGCGGTACCCAGCTCGTCTCGGTGGAGAGCGGGCTGTGCGTGGACGCGGGCGTCGACAGCGACGACTCCGAGGTCTACCAGTGGGCCTGCGCCGACGGAGCCGCGAACCAGACCTGGCACCTCGGCCGCACCGGCGGCGACGTCTACCGGATCAAGGACGACCACTCCGGCAAGTGCCTGGGAATCGTGCGGACCCCCGAGCGTCTGGACGTCGTCCAGACCGCCTGCACCGCCGAGCCCGCCCAGCGGTGGAGGTTCAAGGCCGCCGACACCGGCAGGTACGGCGGCGAGTGGTACTCCGGCTACTTCATCAACTCCCGCTACGGAAAGTGCCTCACGCTCAGCCAGTCCTCCCACGAACAGCGGGCCGACATCGGCGAGTGGGACTGCGCCGACGGCTCCCGCAATCAGATCTTCCGCGTGCGCCCCAAGGCCCTGTGA
- a CDS encoding GAF domain-containing sensor histidine kinase, which translates to MPRLLEAMRFVDAGLGLHTTLDRITAIAAALADARCAAIAVLPREGEGKAEYVFHGVDDATCERIRTLPEGHTGMRAALARAHGQHPDRGRHSLDVAIRVHGSLFGLLCLAEKRDADEFTDDDLVLARAIATEAGIAIGNSRLYEEASQRERWIDGTAAVTTALLTASDADEALQVIAEQAGRLSDSIAAAVLLPAEEGGIEVVAVASDRAREALGRIVSTRSKVVRQVLAGEAVFIEDAATHPWMTDDIARSYGPTMVLPLQSSGRVLGGLITQRKRGGRQYTRTERTLATRFASQAALALMLADAQRDRERLAVYEDRDRIARDLHDLVIQRLFATGMTLESAHRGSHEPEVRTGVEKAVDELDVTIQEIRGAIFALQQGPTERQPGLRARVLREIGMSSVLLGFRPGHHFAGPVDAVDPVTGKNLIAALREMLSNAYRHAHAGRIEVVVDATVTLADGRPGVRLSVADDGVGIPEDGRRSGLANLERRAESLGGASWRGGGIGQGGAGTTVYWQAPGAPAR; encoded by the coding sequence ATGCCGCGCCTCCTGGAGGCGATGCGGTTCGTGGACGCCGGTCTGGGGCTGCACACCACCCTGGACCGGATCACCGCGATCGCGGCGGCCCTGGCCGATGCCCGGTGTGCCGCGATCGCGGTGCTGCCCCGGGAAGGCGAGGGAAAGGCCGAGTATGTGTTCCACGGGGTGGACGACGCGACCTGTGAGCGCATCCGGACGCTGCCCGAGGGGCACACCGGCATGCGCGCGGCGCTCGCCCGGGCGCACGGGCAGCATCCGGACCGGGGCAGGCACAGCCTCGATGTGGCGATCCGGGTGCACGGCTCGCTGTTCGGCCTGCTCTGCCTGGCCGAGAAGCGGGACGCCGACGAGTTCACCGACGACGACCTGGTCCTGGCGCGGGCCATCGCCACCGAGGCGGGCATCGCGATCGGCAACTCGCGGCTGTACGAGGAGGCCAGCCAGCGGGAACGCTGGATCGACGGCACCGCGGCGGTCACCACCGCCCTGCTCACCGCGAGCGACGCCGACGAGGCGCTCCAGGTGATCGCCGAACAGGCCGGCCGGCTCTCCGACTCGATCGCCGCCGCCGTTCTGCTGCCCGCCGAGGAGGGCGGCATCGAGGTCGTCGCGGTCGCTTCCGACCGGGCGCGGGAGGCGCTCGGCCGGATCGTCTCGACGCGCAGCAAGGTGGTACGGCAGGTCTTGGCGGGCGAGGCGGTGTTCATCGAGGATGCGGCCACCCACCCGTGGATGACGGACGACATCGCCCGCAGCTACGGCCCCACCATGGTGCTGCCGCTCCAGAGCAGCGGACGCGTGCTCGGCGGGCTGATCACCCAACGCAAGCGCGGCGGGCGCCAGTACACCCGCACCGAGCGGACCCTGGCCACCCGCTTCGCCTCGCAGGCCGCGCTCGCGCTGATGCTCGCCGACGCGCAGCGCGACCGGGAACGCCTCGCCGTCTACGAGGACCGCGACCGCATCGCCCGTGACCTGCACGACCTGGTGATCCAGCGGCTGTTCGCGACCGGGATGACCCTGGAGAGCGCACACCGGGGTTCGCACGAGCCGGAAGTACGGACCGGCGTCGAGAAGGCCGTCGACGAACTGGACGTCACCATCCAGGAGATCCGCGGCGCGATCTTCGCCCTGCAACAGGGCCCCACCGAACGGCAGCCGGGCCTGCGGGCCCGGGTACTGCGCGAGATCGGCATGTCCTCGGTACTGCTCGGCTTCCGGCCCGGCCACCACTTCGCCGGACCGGTCGACGCGGTGGACCCGGTGACCGGCAAGAACCTCATCGCGGCCCTGCGCGAGATGCTCTCCAACGCCTACCGGCACGCCCACGCCGGACGGATCGAGGTCGTCGTGGACGCGACGGTGACCCTCGCCGACGGCCGTCCCGGGGTACGCCTGAGCGTGGCGGACGACGGCGTCGGCATCCCGGAGGACGGCCGCCGCAGCGGCCTCGCCAACCTGGAACGCCGCGCCGAGTCGCTGGGCGGCGCGAGCTGGCGCGGCGGCGGCATCGGCCAGGGCGGCGCGGGCACGACGGTGTACTGGCAGGCGCCGGGGGCACCCGCGCGCTGA
- a CDS encoding M23 family metallopeptidase — MAVVLCALTGLGTPAATATGVPQHPDTASAAPAAPADPAPGPESASAEVARLYAEAARTSAAYEQGRINAEGQRERAARAEELLRTERERARVLRRDLGQLAREQYRVGGGLRYAARMLLAADPSEMLRGSHTVAHANLAVDNAVARSLAAQRRLERTEREAAGVQRALDRQLAALGTMKQQLKDQLAQAKGTLQGEADDALDAGTCPDAARLDVPEKPAPGPWVAPVDEYRLSAGFDSAGARWSHRHTGQDFAVPIGTPVHAAGEGKVVRVACGGGFGIQVVIAHPNGYFTQYAHLAAPAVEEGERVRSGQWIGQSGTSGNSTGPHLHFEVRLTESMGSAVDPVPWMAEHGVQIVEFSGTPDDGPEL, encoded by the coding sequence GTGGCGGTGGTGCTGTGTGCGCTGACCGGCCTCGGCACCCCGGCGGCCACCGCGACCGGCGTCCCGCAGCACCCGGACACCGCATCGGCCGCTCCGGCCGCCCCGGCCGACCCCGCCCCCGGCCCCGAGTCCGCGAGCGCCGAAGTGGCGCGGCTGTACGCGGAGGCGGCGCGGACGAGTGCCGCGTACGAGCAGGGGCGGATCAACGCCGAGGGGCAGCGTGAACGGGCGGCGCGGGCGGAGGAGTTGTTGCGGACGGAGCGGGAGCGGGCCCGGGTGCTGCGGCGTGACCTGGGACAGCTGGCGCGCGAGCAGTACCGCGTCGGCGGCGGGCTGCGGTATGCCGCGCGGATGCTGCTCGCCGCGGACCCCAGCGAGATGCTGCGCGGCTCGCACACGGTCGCGCACGCCAATCTCGCCGTCGACAACGCGGTGGCCCGCAGCCTTGCCGCGCAGCGCAGGCTGGAGCGCACCGAGCGCGAGGCGGCGGGCGTACAACGCGCCCTGGACCGGCAACTGGCCGCCCTCGGCACCATGAAGCAGCAGCTCAAGGACCAACTCGCCCAGGCCAAGGGCACCTTGCAGGGCGAGGCCGACGACGCGCTTGACGCGGGTACCTGCCCGGACGCCGCGCGACTCGACGTCCCCGAGAAACCGGCGCCCGGCCCCTGGGTCGCCCCGGTGGACGAGTACCGCCTGTCCGCCGGGTTCGACAGCGCGGGCGCCCGCTGGTCGCACCGGCACACCGGGCAGGACTTCGCGGTGCCGATCGGAACCCCGGTCCACGCGGCGGGCGAGGGCAAGGTGGTACGGGTGGCCTGCGGCGGCGGCTTCGGCATCCAGGTCGTGATCGCGCACCCGAACGGCTACTTCACGCAGTACGCCCACCTGGCCGCGCCCGCCGTCGAGGAGGGCGAACGCGTCCGTAGTGGCCAGTGGATCGGCCAGTCCGGCACCAGCGGCAACTCGACGGGCCCGCACCTGCACTTCGAGGTACGGCTCACCGAGTCGATGGGCTCGGCCGTGGACCCGGTGCCCTGGATGGCCGAACACGGCGTACAGATCGTGGAGTTCAGCGGGACGCCGGACGACGGGCCGGAGCTCTGA
- a CDS encoding bifunctional 2-polyprenyl-6-hydroxyphenol methylase/3-demethylubiquinol 3-O-methyltransferase UbiG yields the protein MADEGFTHPRLAALYDPLDPDRSDLDAYLRMAEEFGARRVLDIGCGTGVFALLLADRGIEVVGVDPARASVDVARAKPGSERVRWICGNATELPPLQADLATMTANVAQAIVDPGVWRETLRGAYEALRPGGRLVFETRDPARRGWEEWTRDNSLGVTEISGVGPVETWVELIEVGLPLVTFRWTYAFASDGEVLTSDSTLRFRERAEIEQDLAEQGFVVEEVRDAPDRPGKELVFVARRPLPRRP from the coding sequence ATGGCTGACGAAGGCTTCACCCATCCGCGACTGGCCGCGCTCTACGATCCGCTCGATCCCGACCGCAGCGATCTGGACGCCTACCTGCGGATGGCGGAGGAGTTCGGGGCGCGCCGGGTGCTGGACATCGGGTGCGGCACAGGGGTGTTCGCCCTACTGCTCGCGGACCGTGGGATCGAGGTCGTCGGCGTCGACCCCGCGCGGGCGTCCGTCGACGTCGCCCGGGCCAAGCCGGGCAGTGAGCGCGTGCGCTGGATCTGCGGCAATGCGACGGAACTCCCGCCGTTGCAGGCCGACTTGGCGACCATGACGGCGAATGTCGCGCAGGCCATCGTCGACCCGGGGGTGTGGCGGGAGACGCTGCGGGGAGCCTACGAGGCGCTGCGGCCCGGCGGGCGTCTGGTCTTCGAGACCCGTGATCCGGCGCGGCGCGGATGGGAGGAGTGGACTCGCGACAACTCCCTTGGCGTTACCGAGATTTCGGGCGTCGGACCGGTCGAGACGTGGGTGGAGCTGATCGAGGTCGGCCTGCCCCTGGTGACCTTCCGCTGGACCTACGCCTTCGCCTCGGACGGAGAGGTACTCACCTCGGACTCGACCCTGCGTTTTCGTGAACGGGCGGAAATCGAGCAGGACTTGGCCGAGCAGGGCTTCGTCGTGGAGGAGGTCCGCGACGCACCCGACCGGCCGGGGAAGGAACTGGTCTTCGTGGCACGGCGCCCCTTGCCCCGCCGTCCCTGA